The Topomyia yanbarensis strain Yona2022 chromosome 3, ASM3024719v1, whole genome shotgun sequence nucleotide sequence ACCCACCTCCTGATAACGCACTAAAAGATCAACTTTCTGAAGTGCGATCTTCACTCATTCATCCAATCAGTCAGTACTCGTTCATATTTGtgtttgcttttttttattgaatccaGATTGGCTATGGAAACTATATTAAGTTTGATTAGCTCTcgctcgctctctctctctactTACCTGCCTTACTCAGGTAATGAAAACATGTTTTAGTTCCACTAtcacaaaaataattaaaacgtTCCTTATATGCCGAGCACATAGTAATAGCAATAATAATAAGTAGTTTAAATGTAATATAAATCATGCTACATAAAATAGTTTTCACTTCTTCTCAACTTAACATCAGTGTGTAAAGTAACGACGATAAATTGCAACCAGAACCGATCCCTAGACCCGTTCGGCCCCGCAATACTGGCAACTTTTGACTTGTTCTAATTTTTATTGCAAAAGTTTTTCTTGTGAATCTTCAGATGGTTCGCCTGTGCGAAGCACTTGCCACAGGTTTGGCAGCGAAATGGCAACTCGACCGTGTGCGAGGAATAATGCTCGGTCAACTCGTTGAGATCCGTGTAACTTTTCCCTGTTGGTTTGACGATATGAAAAATAAGTGAAAAAATTAACGATTTCTAATTACGCAACCGCTCTTACCACAAATGCTACAGTCCAACGGATTGTCCTTCTTGTGAACCTTCATGTGGTTCTTGATATGGCTCTGCTGGATGAATGACTTGTTGCAGATGTTGCAGCGATACGGCCGCTCGTTGCTGTGGATTCGAATATGATAGATCAGATTAATCTTCTGGATGAAACTGATACCGCAGATCAAACACTCGTGCGGTCGCTCTCCGGTGTGGATCTTTGTGTGATTGGACAGGGCCGAACTCTGTACAAATGCTTTCCCGCAGGTTGCACACTTAAATGCACGTTCTCCTGAAAAAATCAGTAATAACATGAAGAATTTCCAATTGCCTCTGCTTAAAACAGACAGCAAATCACCCCACCTGAATGAATGCGCTTATGGTTGGTCAGTGTGGACTGATGGGCAAACACCTTGCTGCAAACATCGCACCTGAAAGTAAACCTTCAAACCTTTAGTACCATTCAGCTCACAATCATGGCAACGAGAAACGTTCCAAAATCCAATACCTGTGCGATAGTTCCGGGCTATGGATCCGGACGTGATAGTTGAGCTTGTACTTGTCCTTGAAGTACTTGCCACACATATCGCATCGATACTCGCTGATCACGTTGTAATCATGGTACTTGCGTTCCTTTTTTCCCGGTGGTTTAATCGTCCTTATGAATTGGTCCTGACAAAAATTGATGTAAATAATTGATGCATTCAAACTAAACATTGCAAGGTCAAACCTCCGGGATTTTCGTAACAGTCCGCACGTAATTCTCGTTGTATTCTTCCTTTATCTTAACGATGAATCCTTCCGGTAGCGGTGGCAGGACAATCGTTTTCGCAGCTTTTGCCTTCTTTTTCTTTTTACCCGTATTGGATGCCGGttcctgctgctgttgctgtagAGGTGCACCCGCCGAGGACAGCAGTGGAGGAACATTGAGCTGTTGGGTAATGTGCTGAACGACGACATTGGCCCCTAGTGGGGGAGTATTTTTCTCGTAGGGATCGAACTCTTTCTTAAGATTAACTATCAAACCCTGAGAGTGGAAGGGACTTTGAACAAgctgctgttgttgctgatGCTGGAGCTGCGGCGGCTGTTGTTGAAGCTGTGAATGAGTTTGCTGAAATCCGGGGGGAAGTAACTGCGATGTAAGATGTTGCTGGAGGTAGATTCCCTCCCGCTTCACCTGGTCGTGCGGTATGAAGCTGCGAAGGAACGAAGGTTGAATAGTGTTTAACGGTGCTTTAGCGAATGTTACTTACAAGTTCATAGCTTGTTTACATCAAGAATGTCGGAATGCAACCAATTTCACTTCATTTGCggcaatttttcacttttttttcttttacgaGATTTTAGCAAAACAACGCCAGACTCGGAGGAGGTGAAGGTGAAAGAATTAATGATGAAAGAACAATCAaaaggaaacgaa carries:
- the LOC131689148 gene encoding zinc finger protein 677-like isoform X2 produces the protein MNFFIPHDQVKREGIYLQQHLTSQLLPPGFQQTHSQLQQQPPQLQHQQQQQLVQSPFHSQGLIVNLKKEFDPYEKNTPPLGANVVVQHITQQLNVPPLLSSAGAPLQQQQQEPASNTGKKKKKAKAAKTIVLPPLPEGFIVKIKEEYNENYVRTVTKIPEDQFIRTIKPPGKKERKYHDYNVISEYRCDMCGKYFKDKYKLNYHVRIHSPELSHRCDVCSKVFAHQSTLTNHKRIHSGERAFKCATCGKAFVQSSALSNHTKIHTGERPHECLICGISFIQKINLIYHIRIHSNERPYRCNICNKSFIQQSHIKNHMKVHKKDNPLDCSICGKSYTDLNELTEHYSSHTVELPFRCQTCGKCFAQANHLKIHKKNFCNKN
- the LOC131689148 gene encoding zinc finger protein 677-like isoform X1 gives rise to the protein MNFFIPHDQVKREGIYLQQHLTSQLLPPGFQQTHSQLQQQPPQLQHQQQQQLVQSPFHSQGLIVNLKKEFDPYEKNTPPLGANVVVQHITQQLNVPPLLSSAGAPLQQQQQEPASNTGKKKKKAKAAKTIVLPPLPEGFIVKIKEEYNENYVRTVTKIPEDQFIRTIKPPGKKERKYHDYNVISEYRCDMCGKYFKDKYKLNYHVRIHSPELSHRFTFRCDVCSKVFAHQSTLTNHKRIHSGERAFKCATCGKAFVQSSALSNHTKIHTGERPHECLICGISFIQKINLIYHIRIHSNERPYRCNICNKSFIQQSHIKNHMKVHKKDNPLDCSICGKSYTDLNELTEHYSSHTVELPFRCQTCGKCFAQANHLKIHKKNFCNKN